In the Blochmannia endosymbiont of Camponotus sp. genome, TGATGTTAGCTCTTTAAAACCTAAAACATTAGATGAACGTGAACAAGAAATACTAATGCGTGCTGTTATTAATCAATTCGAAGGATATCTTAAACTTAACAAAAAAATACCACCTGAAGTTTTAGTGTCGTTAAATAATATTAATAATGCAGATCGTCTTGCCGATACTATTGCTGCTCATATGCCACTAAAATTAAATAATAAACAATCAATATTAGAAATGTCAGATATTACAGAACGACTAGAATATTTAATAGCAATGATGGAATCAGAAATTGAATTGTTGCAAGTTGAAAAACGTATTCGAAATCGTGTAAAAAAACAAATGGAAAAAAGTCAACGTGAGTATTACTTAAATGAACAAATGAAAGCTATTCAAAAAGAACTAGGAGAACTAGACGATATCATTGATGAAAATGAAACTCTCAAACGTAAAATAGAAACAGCTAAAATGCCTAAAGAAGCACGAGATAAAGTAGAATCAGAGTGGCAAAAATTAAAATTGATGTCTCCTATGTCAGCTGAAGCTGCTGTAGTGCGTGGATATATTGATTGGATATTATCAGTGCCATGGCATGCAAGAAGTAAAATGAAAAAAGATATACTTAAAGCTCAAGAAAGTCTAGATAAAGATCATTATGGATTAGAGCGCGTTAAGGATCGTATTTTAGAATATTTAGCAGTACAAAATAGAATAAATAAAATCAAAGGGCCTATTTTATGTTTAGTAGGACCACCTGGAGTAGGAAAAACTTCACTTGGACAGTCTATTGCTAAAGCCACTGGACGTAAATATATACGTATGGCTTTAGGTGGTATGCGTGACGAAGCTGAAATTAGAGGCCACCGTCGTACTTACATTGGATCTATGCCTGGTAAACTTATACAAAAAATGTCTAAAGTTGGCGTAAAAAATCCGTTATTTCTTTTAGATGAAATAGATAAAATGTCTTTAGATATGCGCGGAGATCCGGCTGCTGCTTTACTCGAGGTGTTAGATCCCGAACAAAATACTGCTTTCAATGATCATTACTTAGAAATTGATTACGATTTATCTGACGTTATGTTTGTCGCTACTTCCAATTCAATGAATATTCCAAGTCCTTTATTAGATAGAATGGAAGTAATACGCTTATCTGGTTACACTGAAGATGAGAAATTAAATATAGCACGACAACACTTACTGACTAAACAAATAGAACGCAATGCTTTAAAACCAGAAGAATTAACTATTAAAGACGACGCTTTGATAGGAATTATTCGACATTATACACGTGAAGCTGGAGTACGTAATTTAGAACGTGAAATTTCAAAATTATGCAGAAAAACAGTTAAAATACTGTTAATGAATAAAAAAATTAAATATATAACCATTGACAAAAACAATTTAAAAAATTTCCTTGGTGTACAACGTTATGATTGCACCCGTGCAGACCTCGAAAACCGTGTTGGACAGGTAACTGGGCTGGCTTGGACTGAAGTAGGGGGCGATCTGTTAACGATTGAAACTGCTTGTGTTCCTGGAAAAGGAAAATTAACTTACACCGGTTCATTAGGTGAAGTTATGCAAGAATCTATTCAAGCTGCATTAACTGTAGTACGGTCACGTGCAGATAAACTAGGAATTAACACTGATTTTTATAATAAAAAAGATATTCATGTACATGTTCCTGAAGGAGCCACTCCAAAAGATGGACCAAGCGCAGGAATTGCTATGTGTACTGCTTTAGTTTCTTGTTTAACAGGAAATTCCGTTAAATCTAGCGTAGCTATGACAGGAGAAATAACTTTAAGAGGACAAGTATTGCCTATCGGAGGTTTAAAAGAAAAATTACTAGCAGCGCATCGAGGAGGTATTAAAACAGTATTAATACCGTATGAAAATAAGCGAGACCTGGAAGATATGCCTGCCATTGTAGTAAACAACTTAGATATTCATCCAGTAAAGCAAATAGATGAAGTTTTGATATTAGCACTACAAAATGCCCCATTTAATTATGAAACTACACCTAACACGTCATTAGCATGAAATATAAAATATCTTCATAAAAAACATATAAAATAAATGAAACATATACTACTCATCATAGACTGATTTATATTAATGAATTTACATAAATTACACTATGAATTTGAGTTATTAAGATAAGATATTTATTCCTAAGATTAGGATATCACCATAGTCCTAACAAGATCTGTTGATCTTAATCACTAAATTTTTAAAAATAGCAGAATTCTATATTAATAAAACCAATATTTTAATATCAAGAACCACAATGTAACTACTTAACCATATTGCTGCCTATATATAGTATTTTATTAAAATTACATATTAAACAAGTTACATTAATTTTTAAACAAACAACAATCTTAACAGTTATCAACATGATATGCATAAAAATTATACAATATCTACATTATTAACTATCGATTAGAAAATATAATTAATAAAGATTTATAAAATTAATCAAATATTTTTATTAGAAAAAATTTTTAAAAATTATAAATATTTGCACAAATGATACTATCTATAATAACGAAAATTAAATTTATCTCACAAAATACTTATGAACTAATTTTAATCATTCAAAATATATCACATTGAAGTATTTACAAACAAAAAATATCTTATATTTAAATGATATTAAACTTAAATGTATAATTATTTCTTGAAAAATTTAGAATAATCACTGATAATCTCTACAGGGATGCTATTAAATTATGCATAATAACTTTTGTAAAACCGGTCAGGTCTGGAAGGAAGCAGCCGTAGCAAAAATTAAAATTGCTTCTTTATTAGTATCCCGCTACAACAGTACTTTAATATAATTGCATTAACGATATTAAAATAAAACGTAGAACAATTGTTATCATAATCGATAATATCGATGTGTTGTATTCTTATTATAATACCTATTATTAGGAGAAAATTAATTCTTATTCTAAACAAATAAATAATAAAAAATAAATGATTAAGATTTAATTTATTAAATAATGATACATTTTTACTTCTTCAAAAAACATTATACTACTGTAGTTTTACTTAATTAAAAATATTAAGTATACAATTTTTAATTATTAATTTAATAAAGATATAATAAATTAAAGTTACAAGAACTAATAGTTTTTAATCCTTATAATTTATATTATAGAAATATAAATTATAAGGATTAAAAACTATTAAAATGATTAAATAATAACTAAGAACTAAAACAGTATATTTATTTATATAAATCATTAATTATATTATTTATCAAAAATATTCAAAAAATTAATTTTTAATTAATTAAATTTATACACTATCATAAATACTAATAGATTAGCTATATATTTAAATATATAGTAACAATTCTATTTCAGCTTAAAATATTTATTTAGTAAATCTATATAATTTAAAATACACACTTGAAGTTTGCTATAAATATAAAATGAATATAAATCCACATATATCATATAAATTTATTTTACTAACAAAAATACAACTATTTGCAATTTCCAATCATCTGATCATGTAAAAATATATATTTTATTATTTAAAAATTAGAATTTTTTAAATAAAAATTATAACTTATATAAGACATAGAATTAATACTTATAATTACAATATTATGAAGTTTAATATATACACAATTTCTATATAAATAGATAAATTACATTTAAATTATTTTTTATATTTTGGAATCAAATATGATGCATGTTATGGATCAACAATTAGAATTAATCAAGAAAAATATCAAATTTGTACCTAATTACCCAAAACAAGGTATTTTATTTCGCGACATAACTGAATTATTAAAAAATCCACAAGCATATTCAACAAGCATTACCCTTCTGGCCCATCATTATAAAGACTATAAATTAACTAAAGTAGTGGGCATAGAAGCAAGAGGATTTTTATTTAGCGCTCCATTGGCTTTAATACTGAAACTAGGTTTTATCCCTGCGCGAAAATCAGGGAAATTACCGCGCGCAACTATTAGTGAACCATATATTTTAGAATATGATAGTGGATGCCTAGAAATACATGCTGATTCTATTACACCAGGCGATAAAGTTTTAGTGATAGATGATTTATTAGCGACAGGCGGAACAATTGCAGCGGTAGTAAAGTTAATTAGACGATTAGGAGGAGAAGTAAATCATGCTGGATTTATAATAGATTTGGAAAATTTAGGGGGTAAATCATTATTAAAAAAAATAGGAATAAATTCTTATAGTTTAGTAATGTTTTCTGATTGTTAAAAATATATTTACTAAACCAATTAGATTTCATTCTTCTATTTATAATATTATTATACGAGTTATATATTATGAATTATCAAGTACTTGCCCGTAAGTGGCGTCCAAAGAAATTTGCCGATATTGTAGGACAAAACCATATTATTAAAGCAATTACACATAGTTTTGCATTAAATAAAATTCACCAAGCTTATATATTGACCGGTACAAGAGGCATAGGAAAAACTACTATTGCGCGATTGTTTGCAAAAGGATTAAATTGCGAACAAGGATTAACCTCTAATATGTGCGGTCAATGTAATAATTGCCAAGATATCGAATCAGGCTGTTTTATTGACCTTATCGAAATAGATGCCGCATCACGTACTAAAGTAGAAGATACCAGAGAATTCTTAAATAACGTACAATACATGCCATCGCGAGGTCGTTTTAAAGTATACCTCATAGACGAAGTACATATGTTATCACGTCATAGTTTTAACGCTTTGTTAAAAACATTAGAAGAACCACCTACACATGTCAAATTTATTTTAATTACTACTGAATATCAAAAATTACCAGCAACCATATTATCCCGATGTCTACAATTTTGCTTAAAACCGCTAAGTGACTCTCACATTATAACTCAACTAACACATATCTTTAATACAGAAAAGATAAAAATAGAATCTTCCGCTTTAGAAACATTAGCTCACGCATCCAAAGGAAGCATGCGTGACGCACTTAGTT is a window encoding:
- the lon gene encoding endopeptidase La gives rise to the protein MNTEQPESIEIPVLPLRDVVVYPHMVIPLFVGRDKSIRCLESAMNDDKKIMLVAQKEASTDEPSINDLFSVGTISIILQMLKLPDGTVKVLVEGLTRARIIELTDTGNHFKADVSSLKPKTLDEREQEILMRAVINQFEGYLKLNKKIPPEVLVSLNNINNADRLADTIAAHMPLKLNNKQSILEMSDITERLEYLIAMMESEIELLQVEKRIRNRVKKQMEKSQREYYLNEQMKAIQKELGELDDIIDENETLKRKIETAKMPKEARDKVESEWQKLKLMSPMSAEAAVVRGYIDWILSVPWHARSKMKKDILKAQESLDKDHYGLERVKDRILEYLAVQNRINKIKGPILCLVGPPGVGKTSLGQSIAKATGRKYIRMALGGMRDEAEIRGHRRTYIGSMPGKLIQKMSKVGVKNPLFLLDEIDKMSLDMRGDPAAALLEVLDPEQNTAFNDHYLEIDYDLSDVMFVATSNSMNIPSPLLDRMEVIRLSGYTEDEKLNIARQHLLTKQIERNALKPEELTIKDDALIGIIRHYTREAGVRNLEREISKLCRKTVKILLMNKKIKYITIDKNNLKNFLGVQRYDCTRADLENRVGQVTGLAWTEVGGDLLTIETACVPGKGKLTYTGSLGEVMQESIQAALTVVRSRADKLGINTDFYNKKDIHVHVPEGATPKDGPSAGIAMCTALVSCLTGNSVKSSVAMTGEITLRGQVLPIGGLKEKLLAAHRGGIKTVLIPYENKRDLEDMPAIVVNNLDIHPVKQIDEVLILALQNAPFNYETTPNTSLA
- the apt gene encoding adenine phosphoribosyltransferase, with the translated sequence MMHVMDQQLELIKKNIKFVPNYPKQGILFRDITELLKNPQAYSTSITLLAHHYKDYKLTKVVGIEARGFLFSAPLALILKLGFIPARKSGKLPRATISEPYILEYDSGCLEIHADSITPGDKVLVIDDLLATGGTIAAVVKLIRRLGGEVNHAGFIIDLENLGGKSLLKKIGINSYSLVMFSDC